A genome region from Candidatus Limnocylindrales bacterium includes the following:
- a CDS encoding superoxide dismutase family protein — translation MKQGIFFLGILFLLSTALYTQANAQTAKAELKNSKGEKIGTATFTQEAEGVKITLEVSNLPPGSHGFHIHAVGKCEPPDFKSAGAHFNPTGKKHGLQNPEGPHAGDLPNLTVGSDGTAKVEVVAKQVTLGEGKNSLLQPEGTALVIHANPDDEKTDPAGNAGDRIACGVITK, via the coding sequence ATGAAGCAGGGAATTTTCTTTTTAGGCATATTATTTTTGCTCAGCACAGCCCTTTATACCCAGGCAAATGCACAAACTGCGAAGGCAGAGTTGAAAAACTCAAAAGGGGAGAAGATAGGTACTGCAACGTTTACTCAGGAAGCTGAAGGGGTTAAGATCACGTTGGAGGTCTCCAATCTTCCTCCGGGCTCCCATGGATTTCATATCCATGCCGTGGGCAAATGTGAGCCACCCGACTTCAAATCCGCGGGAGCTCACTTTAATCCAACGGGAAAGAAGCACGGATTACAAAATCCCGAAGGACCCCATGCCGGGGATTTACCCAATTTAACCGTAGGGTCAGATGGTACCGCCAAGGTAGAGGTTGTAGCCAAGCAGGTAACTTTAGGTGAAGGTAAAAATTCTCTCCTACAGCCTGAGGGTACCGCCCTGGTGATCCACGCTAACCCCGACGATGAAAAGACCGATCCTGCCGGAAATGCCGGGGATCGTATCGCGTGTGGGGTTATTACCAAGTAG
- a CDS encoding tetratricopeptide repeat protein codes for MGKMKNLRIRIKDILAIFFSLYSLLSSPGIMAETPEKEYEIGLFFYNNDDISDKTVEIFQSLIRKYPNTPTAEEAAYQLGRYYQKKFYIVRDLRGITDPSSLEQAAGAYRDFIQNYEDKASKELADAYFYLALTYFELGNKEAALQSLQHMISSETLKDDQVRVDRLIWSRRPQDRIDGTFNTQELAKKTLEIFHSYPTTPFQLRDSKELETLILWCKNIYSRKQAR; via the coding sequence ATGGGTAAAATGAAGAATTTAAGAATTAGAATTAAAGATATCCTAGCTATTTTTTTTAGTTTGTATAGCTTATTGTCTTCTCCAGGGATTATGGCAGAGACCCCGGAGAAGGAATATGAAATAGGTCTTTTTTTCTATAATAACGATGATATCTCGGATAAGACCGTGGAGATTTTTCAATCCTTAATCCGTAAATATCCCAACACCCCAACAGCCGAAGAAGCGGCTTACCAGTTGGGACGGTATTATCAGAAGAAATTTTATATTGTCCGGGACCTGCGAGGTATAACGGATCCTTCCAGTTTAGAACAGGCAGCGGGTGCTTATAGAGACTTTATTCAGAATTACGAGGATAAAGCCAGTAAGGAGCTGGCAGATGCTTACTTTTATCTGGCACTAACCTATTTTGAGCTTGGAAATAAAGAAGCCGCCCTGCAGAGCCTCCAACACATGATAAGCTCTGAAACCTTGAAGGATGACCAGGTAAGAGTAGATCGATTAATCTGGTCTCGCCGACCTCAAGATCGGATCGATGGTACCTTTAATACGCAGGAACTGGCTAAAAAAACCCTGGAAATATTCCACTCTTACCCGACAACACCTTTCCAATTAAGAGATTCCAAGGAGCTAGAGACTTTAATCCTGTGGTGTAAAAATATTTATTCCAGAAAACAGGCTCGATAA